From a region of the Streptomyces venezuelae genome:
- a CDS encoding Crp/Fnr family transcriptional regulator, whose translation MDDVLRRAPLFAALDDEQAAELRASMGEVTLARGDALFHEGDPGDRLYVVTEGKVKLHRTSPDGRENMLAVLGPGELIGELSLFDPGPRTATATALTEVKLLGLGHGDLQPWLNARPEVATALLRAVARRLRKTNDQMSDLVFSDVPGRVARALLDLSRRFGVQSEEGIHVVHDLTQEELAQLVGASRETVNKALADFAGRGWLRLEARAVILLDVERLAKRSR comes from the coding sequence GTGGACGACGTTCTGCGGCGCGCCCCGCTCTTCGCGGCGCTCGATGACGAGCAGGCCGCGGAGCTCCGCGCCTCCATGGGCGAGGTGACCCTCGCACGCGGTGACGCCCTGTTCCACGAGGGCGACCCCGGCGACCGGCTGTATGTCGTGACCGAGGGCAAGGTGAAGCTCCACCGCACCTCCCCCGACGGCCGCGAGAACATGCTGGCCGTCCTCGGCCCCGGCGAGCTGATCGGCGAGCTGTCGCTCTTCGACCCGGGCCCGCGCACCGCCACCGCCACCGCGCTGACCGAGGTCAAGCTCCTCGGCCTCGGCCACGGTGACCTCCAGCCCTGGCTCAACGCCCGGCCCGAGGTCGCGACCGCGCTGCTGCGCGCCGTCGCCCGCCGCCTGCGCAAGACCAACGACCAGATGTCCGACCTGGTCTTCTCCGACGTTCCCGGCCGTGTGGCGCGGGCACTCCTCGACCTGTCGCGCCGCTTCGGCGTGCAGTCGGAGGAGGGCATCCACGTGGTGCACGACCTCACGCAGGAGGAGCTGGCCCAGCTCGTCGGCGCCTCGCGCGAGACCGTGAACAAGGCCCTGGCCGACTTCGCGGGCCGCGGCTGGCTGCGCCTGGAGGCGCGTGCGGTCATCCTGCTCGACGTGGAGCGTCTCGCGAAGCGCTCCCGCTGA
- a CDS encoding NUDIX hydrolase: MTRGTRDETGTTVGSREGGGPAVTTDGLPGWLDPVVEAARSVQPGQLSRFLPPEDGRGRQSAVLVLFGEGARGPELLLMERAGTLRSHAGQPSFPGGALDPEDGDPYTSGPLRAALREAEEETGLDPAGVQLFGVLPRLYIPVSEFVVTPVLGWWRDPSPVGAVDPAETARVFTVPVADLTDPGHRVTTVHPSGHLGPGFTVESALVWGFTAGVIDRILHFAGWERPWDRSRQVPLDWRA; encoded by the coding sequence ATGACGCGCGGTACACGGGACGAGACCGGAACCACGGTGGGGTCCCGCGAGGGGGGCGGCCCCGCCGTCACCACCGACGGCCTGCCCGGGTGGCTCGACCCGGTCGTCGAGGCCGCCCGGTCCGTGCAGCCGGGGCAGCTGAGCCGGTTCCTGCCGCCCGAGGACGGCCGCGGGCGGCAGTCCGCCGTCCTCGTCCTCTTCGGGGAGGGCGCCCGCGGCCCCGAGCTGCTCCTGATGGAGCGCGCCGGCACCCTGCGCTCGCACGCGGGCCAGCCGTCGTTCCCCGGCGGGGCGCTGGATCCGGAGGACGGCGATCCGTACACCTCCGGCCCGCTGCGGGCCGCGCTGCGCGAGGCCGAGGAGGAGACCGGGCTGGATCCGGCCGGCGTCCAGCTCTTCGGCGTGCTGCCCCGGCTCTACATCCCGGTCAGCGAGTTCGTCGTGACCCCGGTCCTCGGGTGGTGGCGCGACCCCAGCCCGGTCGGAGCCGTCGACCCCGCCGAGACGGCGCGGGTCTTCACGGTTCCCGTGGCCGATCTCACGGACCCCGGACACCGGGTCACGACCGTTCATCCGAGCGGTCATCTGGGGCCGGGATTCACCGTCGAATCGGCTCTGGTCTGGGGTTTCACCGCCGGAGTGATCGACCGGATCCTGCATTTCGCGGGTTGGGAGCGTCCGTGGGACCGCTCACGACAAGTCCCACTCGACTGGCGCGCATGA
- the nth gene encoding endonuclease III: MKTPARVAATPQGKVSAKKPKPPKPESRLAMVRRARRINRELAEIYPYAHPELDFRNPFELLVATVLSAQTTDLRVNQTTPALFAAYPTPEDMAAAAPEDLEELIRPTGFFRAKSRSLLGLSQALRDDFGGEVPGRIEDLVTLPGVGRKTANVVLGNAFGVPGITVDTHFGRLVRRWKLTEQEDPEKVEAEICAIFPRSEWTMLSHRVVFHGRRICHSRKPACGACPIAPLCPAYGEGETDPEKAKKLLKYEKGGQPGQRLTPPPDYPGLPAPPLGGAAVAS; the protein is encoded by the coding sequence GTGAAGACGCCCGCGAGGGTCGCTGCCACCCCTCAGGGCAAAGTTTCGGCCAAGAAACCGAAGCCGCCCAAGCCGGAATCGCGCCTGGCCATGGTGCGCCGGGCGCGGCGCATCAACCGCGAGCTGGCCGAGATCTATCCGTACGCCCATCCGGAGCTCGACTTCCGCAATCCCTTCGAGCTGCTCGTCGCGACGGTGCTGTCCGCCCAGACCACCGACCTGCGGGTGAACCAGACGACCCCGGCCCTCTTCGCGGCCTACCCGACCCCCGAGGACATGGCCGCGGCCGCCCCCGAGGATCTGGAGGAGCTGATCCGGCCGACCGGGTTCTTCCGGGCCAAGTCGAGGTCCCTGCTCGGCCTCTCGCAGGCGCTGCGGGACGACTTCGGCGGGGAGGTGCCGGGCCGGATAGAGGACCTGGTGACGCTGCCCGGGGTGGGTCGCAAGACCGCGAACGTCGTCCTCGGCAACGCGTTCGGTGTCCCGGGGATCACGGTGGACACCCACTTCGGCCGGCTGGTGCGCCGCTGGAAGCTGACCGAGCAGGAGGACCCGGAGAAGGTCGAGGCGGAGATCTGCGCGATCTTCCCCAGGAGCGAGTGGACGATGCTCTCGCACCGGGTCGTCTTCCACGGCCGCCGGATCTGCCACTCGCGCAAGCCCGCCTGCGGGGCCTGCCCGATCGCACCGCTCTGCCCCGCGTACGGGGAGGGCGAGACCGACCCGGAGAAGGCGAAGAAGCTGCTCAAGTACGAGAAGGGCGGCCAGCCGGGCCAGCGGCTGACCCCGCCCCCGGACTACCCGGGCCTCCCCGCTCCGCCGCTGGGCGGGGCCGCGGTGGCGTCGTAG